In Paenibacillus sp. G2S3, a single window of DNA contains:
- a CDS encoding metallophosphoesterase, which translates to MKTLRMLASGFAMLLILGLVNFYIGYHGWLLVHEWFSGASTGLFWTLFLLVAFAYVIGMIPWPTIVKPLARFFKVIGSYYLACMEFAIIMLPLADLLYVLLGWMGVDRTHYISEAGGTLLILLVVFLVWGSINAWSTVIRTHPIPIDKSIGTSTPLTIAVASDLHLGNIVGNRHLKKMVAQMNAMKPDVILLAGDVLDDSIEPFIRNSMSEQLKQLKARHGVYAVLGNHEYYGGSIKEYTDLMSSIGIKVLQDEVEEVAGTYIVGRKDKTAESMEAGGRMSVSSLLNGLDLTRPVIMMDHQPTGFDVAAQEGVDILLSGHTHRGQIAPNHWITKRLFELDWGYLRKDKLHVVVSSGYGTWGPPIRLASRSEIIKLEVVLEGTKQYSEEAMSTKTVLI; encoded by the coding sequence ATGAAAACATTACGAATGTTAGCTTCAGGGTTTGCAATGCTGCTTATTCTGGGACTTGTTAATTTTTACATTGGGTATCACGGTTGGTTGCTTGTTCATGAATGGTTCTCAGGTGCTTCCACCGGTTTGTTCTGGACATTATTCCTGCTTGTTGCCTTTGCGTATGTCATTGGAATGATACCGTGGCCTACAATAGTGAAGCCGTTAGCTAGATTCTTTAAAGTAATTGGATCGTATTATCTAGCTTGCATGGAATTTGCTATTATCATGTTGCCACTAGCTGATTTGTTGTATGTATTGCTGGGATGGATGGGTGTAGATCGAACGCACTACATCTCAGAAGCGGGAGGTACACTACTGATATTACTGGTTGTTTTTCTAGTCTGGGGCTCAATCAATGCTTGGAGTACAGTGATCCGTACGCATCCCATTCCCATCGATAAGTCCATCGGCACTAGTACGCCACTTACAATCGCTGTAGCATCCGATCTGCATTTAGGAAATATCGTCGGCAATCGGCATCTCAAAAAAATGGTTGCACAAATGAACGCTATGAAGCCTGATGTGATTTTGCTGGCTGGGGATGTACTTGACGATAGTATTGAGCCTTTTATTCGCAATAGTATGAGTGAACAGCTGAAGCAATTAAAAGCGCGCCATGGTGTATACGCAGTGTTAGGCAATCACGAATACTACGGTGGTTCGATTAAGGAATATACTGATTTGATGAGTAGCATAGGCATTAAAGTCCTACAGGATGAGGTTGAAGAAGTGGCGGGAACGTATATTGTCGGTCGAAAAGATAAGACTGCCGAATCGATGGAAGCCGGTGGTAGAATGAGTGTGAGCTCCTTGTTGAATGGTCTTGATCTGACGCGTCCTGTGATTATGATGGATCATCAGCCTACCGGATTTGATGTCGCTGCCCAAGAAGGGGTAGATATTCTGCTCTCCGGCCATACACATCGTGGACAGATTGCTCCTAATCACTGGATCACTAAACGTTTATTCGAACTGGACTGGGGTTACCTCCGCAAGGATAAATTACATGTCGTTGTTTCCTCTGGTTATGGGACCTGGGGACCTCCAATCCGTTTAGCCAGCCGTTCGGAGATTATTAAGCTTGAAGTGGTGTTAGAAGGGACTAAACAATACAGTGAAGAAGCCATGTCTACAAAGACGGTGTTAATCTAA
- a CDS encoding ABC transporter ATP-binding protein, whose product MLRVENVTHSFKNGNETTAVLHQIDFSVKEGEMVALLGSSGSGKSTMLNLMAGLMKPTEGHIYIADQDIVKMSENKLSEFRRKHIGFIFQAYELITSLTVRENVELPLVFQSVSPSIRKQKALALLEGVGIPDKADLFPSQLSGGQQQRVSIARSLITEPSVIFADEPTGNLDSKTEEEIINILLNLNKKMKTTFIVVTHELKVAEQMQRIFTLQDGYMITEKQTSSDTELEGGKLIED is encoded by the coding sequence ATGTTGCGAGTGGAAAATGTAACGCATTCTTTTAAGAATGGTAATGAAACGACGGCAGTCCTTCATCAAATAGACTTTTCTGTGAAAGAAGGGGAGATGGTTGCTTTACTGGGGAGCTCGGGTTCCGGTAAATCAACCATGCTGAACCTGATGGCAGGTCTGATGAAGCCTACGGAAGGCCACATTTACATTGCTGACCAAGATATTGTGAAGATGAGCGAAAACAAGCTATCTGAATTTCGTAGGAAGCATATCGGGTTTATCTTTCAAGCCTATGAACTGATTACTAGCTTGACCGTCCGTGAAAATGTAGAGTTGCCGCTAGTGTTCCAATCCGTTTCACCATCAATACGTAAGCAAAAAGCTCTAGCCTTGCTGGAAGGGGTCGGCATTCCGGATAAAGCCGATCTGTTCCCTTCACAGTTGTCTGGTGGACAGCAGCAGCGGGTTAGTATTGCACGTTCCTTGATCACAGAACCGTCCGTTATTTTCGCAGATGAACCGACCGGAAATCTGGACTCGAAGACAGAAGAGGAAATTATCAATATCTTGCTTAACCTGAACAAGAAGATGAAAACCACCTTCATCGTTGTAACACACGAGCTCAAAGTTGCAGAACAAATGCAACGGATTTTCACACTTCAGGATGGATATATGATTACTGAGAAACAAACTTCTTCGGATACAGAACTCGAAGGGGGTAAACTCATTGAGGATTAG
- a CDS encoding OadG family protein has product MKLPLSGYVWNTVKLWILSILELLLVLPVWILFQVYVLPKQVEPMWLTAIPLISLVGILLRKKCSVRWKQLLAALILGTVIGALSSGSLSIESLPLGVAGFICAFLGMTADSRDQSGRKYWIGIVIYFVATIVFGRIPDLEESVTLLTWCGSLYLLLTLFISNSSYLQYSTLSQEGKALPKGLQRNNRIYVIGIGIVAAVLAAGVGKAIGTLLWNMVRSFFGWISNLFSGSSEPLPPPVEQPQASPELPFVGDEKPGLLAAILDVALYVAGAVLVGVAAYYGLRWLYRNAGGKLKRAMDALLSMLRREHTPKDNTTYLDEEKSVFTWEQTLQGLKDFWSTRLTPRHRKDRWEQMNTEQERVRWLYRRWLHMKHDHGYEVKSYLTAKETEDDILKWTALNKAKHKGEESTVNTSNSLIELYEKARYGEENPSANDVAALKDELKL; this is encoded by the coding sequence ATGAAACTTCCGTTATCTGGTTACGTATGGAATACGGTCAAACTCTGGATCCTCTCTATCCTAGAACTATTATTAGTTTTACCTGTTTGGATTTTATTTCAGGTTTATGTTCTGCCCAAGCAAGTTGAACCTATGTGGCTGACCGCCATACCACTAATATCATTAGTAGGTATTCTGCTACGAAAAAAGTGTAGTGTTAGATGGAAGCAACTGCTGGCTGCTCTAATCCTTGGGACGGTGATTGGGGCTTTGTCATCAGGAAGTCTGTCTATCGAGAGTCTGCCTTTAGGTGTCGCAGGTTTTATATGCGCTTTTCTCGGAATGACTGCTGACTCTCGAGATCAGTCCGGTAGGAAGTATTGGATAGGTATTGTAATCTATTTTGTTGCGACCATTGTCTTTGGTAGAATTCCCGATCTGGAGGAAAGTGTTACACTACTGACCTGGTGCGGTAGTTTGTATCTATTGCTCACACTATTTATTTCTAATAGTAGCTATTTACAATATAGTACGCTTTCTCAAGAGGGCAAAGCTTTGCCAAAAGGATTACAAAGGAATAACCGTATTTATGTCATTGGTATAGGAATTGTTGCGGCCGTGTTAGCGGCAGGGGTCGGAAAAGCTATAGGGACACTGCTATGGAATATGGTACGTTCGTTCTTCGGATGGATTAGTAATTTATTCTCTGGGTCAAGTGAGCCGCTACCTCCGCCAGTAGAACAGCCTCAAGCGAGTCCGGAGCTACCTTTTGTTGGAGATGAAAAGCCTGGTCTACTAGCTGCTATATTAGATGTTGCTTTATATGTTGCTGGAGCTGTGTTAGTGGGCGTTGCAGCTTATTATGGACTTCGGTGGTTGTACAGAAATGCCGGAGGGAAATTGAAGAGAGCCATGGATGCCTTGCTATCCATGCTACGAAGGGAACATACTCCAAAGGACAATACAACTTATCTTGATGAGGAAAAAAGTGTATTTACATGGGAACAAACGCTTCAAGGTCTAAAGGATTTCTGGAGTACTCGCCTTACGCCAAGACATCGAAAAGACCGCTGGGAGCAGATGAATACTGAACAGGAACGTGTTCGTTGGTTATATCGTCGTTGGCTTCACATGAAGCACGATCATGGTTATGAAGTTAAGAGTTATCTTACGGCGAAGGAAACAGAGGACGATATTTTAAAATGGACTGCTCTTAACAAGGCTAAACACAAGGGCGAAGAAAGCACTGTTAATACGTCGAATTCATTGATTGAATTATATGAAAAAGCTAGATATGGAGAAGAAAATCCTTCTGCTAATGATGTGGCTGCATTGAAGGATGAATTGAAATTATAG
- a CDS encoding PQQ-binding-like beta-propeller repeat protein: MIKVLAVASIASPIAYTGSLSVISAEQAVISTSYPYYNEVKAPNLVPVWSSPLAILKEDRITGQNVTALAENGKVFALQRNEKLVALNATTGKKMWEFGSELAPLFTYSNGFIYGLTQSGSLYAVNEAGKKAWSASLSLPKATNIQRLGSTIYVTQESQLAAVDAVSGKIKWKAVEESNNFTGLSELMETDGVVIRSYLSQGALTTAALAAYDSLTGKKLWDQTRQWWPLAVKDGLLYSITNTLMLDDNPVNRNVKVSVFNVKTGELKGERLYKWTDTENKDGVFTFGGVNGTAFLDGNDFYIFQGKKIVKYNFWNYSAEGKPVQTWTSMAKEKDYPLNQVHQQRMLYSNYDTGTLSALKLGNGQAVVLNNGENPVVQTDLFGNVVYSGQSDGLFHAYDMLTLKPIFTVNTGSRNFAPSLKTGGMLMIRTDNQLLAIKLPSSIK, translated from the coding sequence ATGATTAAAGTTTTAGCTGTTGCAAGTATTGCATCCCCAATAGCTTACACCGGATCGTTATCCGTCATTTCCGCGGAACAAGCAGTCATAAGTACAAGCTATCCCTATTACAATGAAGTCAAAGCACCCAATCTTGTACCTGTATGGTCATCACCGCTCGCCATCTTAAAGGAAGATAGAATCACTGGGCAGAATGTTACAGCCCTTGCGGAGAATGGGAAGGTCTTTGCGTTACAGCGTAATGAAAAATTAGTTGCATTGAATGCTACAACAGGTAAAAAAATGTGGGAATTCGGAAGTGAATTAGCCCCATTGTTCACGTACAGTAATGGATTTATTTACGGATTGACCCAAAGCGGCTCCCTATATGCCGTTAATGAAGCAGGTAAAAAAGCATGGTCAGCTTCATTATCACTACCTAAAGCTACAAATATACAACGGTTAGGCTCCACCATTTATGTAACACAAGAGAGTCAACTGGCCGCCGTCGATGCTGTCAGTGGGAAGATCAAATGGAAGGCTGTTGAGGAGAGCAATAACTTTACAGGCTTATCAGAACTTATGGAAACCGACGGGGTTGTTATTCGAAGTTATCTCTCTCAGGGAGCCTTAACAACTGCCGCTCTTGCCGCTTATGACAGTCTGACAGGCAAAAAGCTATGGGACCAGACCCGACAATGGTGGCCACTAGCAGTAAAGGATGGTCTTCTCTACTCCATTACCAATACGTTAATGCTTGATGATAACCCTGTAAACCGTAATGTAAAAGTTTCTGTATTCAACGTAAAAACGGGTGAACTTAAAGGAGAACGTTTATATAAATGGACAGATACCGAGAATAAAGATGGAGTATTCACATTTGGTGGTGTAAATGGGACTGCGTTCTTGGATGGAAATGACTTTTATATTTTTCAGGGAAAAAAGATTGTGAAATATAATTTCTGGAATTACTCAGCGGAAGGTAAACCAGTTCAAACCTGGACCTCTATGGCTAAAGAGAAGGATTATCCACTTAACCAAGTCCATCAACAAAGAATGTTATATTCCAATTATGATACGGGTACGCTATCCGCACTTAAACTTGGAAATGGGCAGGCTGTAGTACTCAATAATGGGGAGAATCCTGTTGTTCAGACGGATCTTTTTGGAAACGTGGTTTATAGTGGACAATCAGATGGCCTATTTCACGCTTATGATATGTTGACTTTGAAGCCTATTTTTACCGTGAATACAGGATCTCGTAACTTTGCCCCTTCGCTTAAAACCGGAGGCATGCTGATGATCCGAACGGATAATCAGCTGCTGGCTATTAAACTGCCTTCATCAATTAAATAA
- a CDS encoding ABC transporter permease: MRISDISRLAWEQVKRRKVVTGLCMAGISIGCAAIIVALSIGDSAQSYTEREINRNFKMDEITVTPNSGIPSQGGGEGKEASASDAKLDPGRLTAQKLKIVQGLRHVTAAAPFQELGYIQMTTIDNKITDVQLIGTDLRLLTKYDKTFKQGGPSDLIGMAVLNYGATVGLIDVETRQRLFEQLNSDPYNNKIMEQYNSLSMLPSDMYKQQVQLQSYDPTSQSGQSLVSSPIQIVGILDSGGNPDMAMYDKKMYVSLETGERLVEQLKLMNGTVGQKDVFNSAIVKVDNTDNIVQVEKLIQKLTLNTSTNLYQKEAMASTFSMFKKAALGIGIFILIIASISIIVAMTMSTHQRRRQIGIMKVLGANMGQIRNMFITEAALLGMLGGLLGIGFSYLIVFGINKLIGSTGGMGMGEPLVITIPLMTLPIGIAFAVMTGVLSGIYPAISASRTNALTAIKRD; the protein is encoded by the coding sequence TTGAGGATTAGTGATATTTCACGTTTGGCTTGGGAGCAAGTCAAACGACGGAAAGTTGTCACAGGTCTTTGTATGGCAGGTATATCGATAGGCTGTGCTGCTATTATTGTTGCTTTAAGTATAGGAGATTCCGCGCAAAGCTATACGGAGCGGGAAATTAACCGTAATTTCAAAATGGATGAAATTACGGTGACTCCGAACAGCGGCATCCCTTCACAAGGGGGCGGAGAAGGAAAAGAAGCCTCTGCCTCTGATGCAAAGCTCGACCCCGGCAGGCTGACGGCCCAGAAGCTGAAAATTGTTCAAGGCCTGCGGCATGTTACCGCAGCAGCACCTTTTCAAGAGCTTGGCTACATACAAATGACTACTATCGATAATAAAATTACGGATGTACAGCTTATCGGAACAGATCTTCGGTTGCTAACGAAATACGATAAGACGTTTAAGCAAGGTGGTCCATCTGATTTGATTGGAATGGCAGTGCTAAACTATGGAGCAACTGTAGGATTGATAGATGTCGAGACTCGGCAGCGTCTTTTTGAACAGCTGAATTCAGATCCGTACAATAATAAAATCATGGAACAGTACAACAGTTTAAGCATGCTTCCGTCGGATATGTACAAACAACAGGTTCAATTGCAATCATATGACCCTACTTCTCAAAGTGGACAGTCCCTAGTCAGCTCACCCATTCAAATTGTTGGGATATTGGATAGCGGTGGGAACCCTGATATGGCGATGTACGACAAGAAGATGTACGTGTCGTTAGAGACGGGTGAGCGACTGGTAGAACAACTGAAACTAATGAATGGAACCGTTGGGCAGAAGGATGTTTTTAACTCAGCCATTGTAAAGGTAGACAATACGGACAACATTGTGCAAGTGGAGAAGCTTATCCAGAAACTCACACTAAATACAAGTACGAATTTGTATCAAAAAGAGGCGATGGCTTCTACATTCAGTATGTTCAAGAAAGCAGCGCTTGGTATTGGTATATTTATTCTAATTATTGCTTCGATCTCAATCATCGTTGCGATGACCATGTCCACACATCAGCGTCGTCGCCAGATCGGTATTATGAAGGTGCTAGGCGCCAATATGGGGCAAATCCGAAATATGTTCATTACAGAGGCGGCATTGCTCGGGATGCTGGGTGGGTTGCTCGGTATAGGCTTTTCGTATTTGATTGTGTTTGGCATAAATAAGCTGATTGGTTCCACAGGAGGAATGGGGATGGGTGAGCCCTTGGTAATCACTATTCCTCTGATGACCCTTCCAATAGGGATCGCATTTGCAGTGATGACAGGCGTTCTATCGGGAATCTATCCGGCGATCAGCGCGTCCAGAACGAATGCACTCACGGCGATAAAACGGGATTAG
- a CDS encoding efflux RND transporter periplasmic adaptor subunit, giving the protein MKRRIKWIVLVLIIIAAGYFVYSKMYKTEAQLEPVEPPQAITFEVTQETITNSVQVKGNSQYEQETLVYAPYASKVTKWKVENGGQVKKGDLLFTLDQEALKNEIATQEATIRKAQLEAELNEFVSQQDEENAALGATEAERIKALAAQETTRLGDELNQVNAEIQARELKEKKAKLNTALYHAPATGVFLFDSASEIPQTVTDNQYIGKIVDMNKLEFIALVGEQDVFRIKTGMKVDVKMTALKDLKLSGEVTKVSKFAKTASGQNTTATSVPQFEVVISLQPNERLIGGLSLSGEIETVRKENAIVVSSIAVMHEGDLSYVMLDKGNGEYERRDIKVGMETADKTEAVSGLKVGDVVVLQ; this is encoded by the coding sequence ATGAAGAGGAGAATCAAGTGGATTGTATTAGTTTTGATCATTATTGCAGCAGGTTATTTTGTATACAGCAAGATGTATAAAACCGAGGCACAGCTAGAACCTGTTGAACCACCACAGGCGATAACTTTTGAAGTGACACAGGAAACCATCACCAACTCCGTTCAGGTCAAAGGGAATTCACAATATGAGCAGGAAACGCTTGTATATGCACCGTATGCTTCAAAGGTAACCAAGTGGAAGGTTGAGAACGGTGGGCAAGTAAAGAAAGGGGATTTGTTGTTTACCCTTGATCAGGAAGCCTTAAAGAATGAGATTGCTACACAAGAGGCGACTATTCGAAAGGCGCAGCTAGAAGCGGAATTAAATGAATTTGTTAGTCAGCAGGACGAGGAGAACGCAGCCCTTGGTGCAACAGAAGCCGAACGTATAAAGGCACTTGCAGCCCAAGAAACAACACGCCTAGGGGATGAGCTTAACCAAGTAAATGCTGAAATACAGGCTCGTGAACTAAAAGAAAAGAAGGCTAAGCTAAATACAGCCCTCTACCACGCTCCAGCAACTGGTGTTTTTCTATTTGACAGTGCGAGTGAAATTCCACAAACGGTAACAGATAATCAATACATCGGCAAAATAGTAGATATGAACAAGCTTGAATTCATAGCGCTTGTAGGTGAACAAGATGTCTTCCGTATTAAGACGGGAATGAAAGTTGATGTTAAAATGACAGCTTTAAAAGATTTAAAGCTGTCTGGAGAAGTGACTAAGGTATCTAAATTTGCTAAGACTGCTTCGGGTCAAAATACTACTGCTACTTCGGTTCCACAATTTGAAGTGGTAATCTCACTGCAGCCTAACGAGCGCTTGATTGGTGGACTAAGCTTGAGTGGAGAAATCGAGACGGTCCGCAAGGAAAATGCCATCGTTGTATCCAGCATCGCAGTAATGCATGAAGGAGATCTCTCCTACGTGATGCTGGATAAAGGTAATGGGGAATATGAACGAAGAGATATCAAAGTGGGCATGGAGACGGCTGACAAAACAGAGGCCGTCTCAGGGTTAAAGGTTGGAGATGTTGTTGTGCTTCAATAG
- the nagZ gene encoding beta-N-acetylhexosaminidase, translating to MSLEEKIGQMLLVGIDGTVLDDQAKRMIAEDKVGGIILYKDNIQDLKGMVSLVNSMKESNSGNPAPLFMSIDQEGGKVSRMPKEYASFPSNGTVGTRNDADAAEMMGKLLAREVISAGFNMNFAPVLDINSNPDNPVIGDRSFGNSAELVSTLGIAEMKGIESEDVVPVVKHFPGHGDTSVDSHLELPIVNKTAEELAKLEWLPFQAAIKEGTDAVMVAHILFPKLDPDKPASLSSKIIGELLRGDMKYQGIVITDDLTMGAIMKNYDLATAAVDTINAGSDILLIAHGYDNEKRVIESLLDHVKKGKIQETRIDESVYRILALKAKYNLSDEPVPVPDLTELNKDIKSWKRTIEK from the coding sequence ATGAGCCTTGAAGAGAAAATTGGACAAATGCTTCTGGTTGGTATTGATGGAACCGTTCTAGATGATCAAGCAAAAAGGATGATTGCCGAAGACAAAGTCGGTGGAATCATCCTTTATAAGGATAATATTCAAGACCTGAAGGGAATGGTCAGCCTTGTTAATTCCATGAAAGAGAGTAACAGCGGCAACCCTGCCCCTTTATTTATGAGTATCGATCAGGAGGGTGGAAAAGTCAGCCGGATGCCTAAGGAGTATGCTTCTTTCCCCTCTAATGGAACGGTGGGTACCCGTAATGATGCTGACGCTGCCGAAATGATGGGTAAGCTGCTCGCAAGAGAAGTGATTTCAGCCGGATTTAATATGAACTTCGCTCCCGTCCTTGATATCAATAGTAATCCCGATAATCCTGTAATAGGAGATCGCTCCTTCGGCAATTCCGCTGAACTAGTCAGTACACTAGGGATCGCCGAAATGAAGGGTATTGAGAGCGAAGATGTTGTTCCCGTAGTCAAACATTTCCCTGGTCATGGTGATACTTCTGTCGACTCCCACCTTGAGCTGCCGATTGTGAATAAGACCGCTGAAGAACTCGCTAAATTAGAATGGCTCCCTTTTCAAGCTGCGATAAAAGAAGGAACCGACGCCGTTATGGTCGCTCATATTTTGTTTCCAAAACTTGATCCTGATAAACCGGCATCTTTATCAAGTAAAATCATTGGTGAGCTACTTCGCGGAGACATGAAATATCAAGGAATCGTAATCACAGATGATCTAACTATGGGTGCTATCATGAAGAATTACGACCTCGCCACAGCGGCGGTAGATACCATAAATGCAGGGAGTGATATCTTACTTATCGCTCACGGCTATGATAATGAGAAACGTGTAATAGAGTCGCTTCTGGACCATGTAAAAAAAGGTAAGATACAGGAAACACGGATTGATGAGAGCGTCTATCGGATTTTAGCATTGAAAGCTAAATATAATCTATCCGACGAGCCAGTTCCGGTTCCTGACCTTACCGAGCTAAACAAAGATATTAAATCTTGGAAACGCACGATTGAGAAATAG
- a CDS encoding ferritin: MKDGLVNALNEQMNFEFYSAHVYLAMAAYCSGESLDGFANFFLIQAEEERFHAMKIYKFLNDRDNRATLEALPEPKNEYSSMLDAFEHAFAHEQQNTKRFYHLADLALDEREHATIYFLKWFIDEQVEEEALFSNIISKLKRIDKDSNAFYMLDAEFAARTFTAPAE, encoded by the coding sequence ATGAAAGATGGATTAGTGAATGCCCTTAATGAACAGATGAATTTTGAGTTTTATTCCGCTCATGTTTATCTAGCTATGGCTGCCTATTGTTCCGGTGAAAGTCTGGATGGTTTTGCAAACTTTTTCTTGATTCAAGCAGAAGAAGAACGATTCCATGCCATGAAAATCTATAAGTTCCTTAATGATCGCGATAATCGGGCAACACTTGAAGCTCTACCAGAGCCGAAGAACGAATACTCTTCGATGCTGGATGCCTTTGAACATGCTTTCGCGCATGAGCAACAAAACACGAAACGCTTCTATCATTTAGCTGATTTGGCGCTGGATGAGCGTGAACATGCAACGATCTATTTCTTGAAATGGTTTATTGACGAGCAAGTAGAAGAGGAAGCGCTCTTTAGCAACATCATTAGTAAACTGAAACGAATTGATAAAGATAGCAACGCCTTCTACATGCTGGATGCTGAATTTGCTGCACGTACTTTTACAGCTCCTGCTGAGTAA
- a CDS encoding bacteriohemerythrin — protein sequence MIEWKDSYNIGVEKIDCQHRQLLTKLNEFFDACSKQQGKEKIEETLKFLKEYTIEHFSNEEQLMEEIDFPELAEHRKTHANFVKAVLELEETIKTKGVSVLSTIKLNRTLTDWLLNHINKCDKLIGECMATRERAV from the coding sequence GTGATTGAATGGAAGGATTCTTATAATATCGGTGTAGAGAAAATAGACTGTCAGCACAGACAGTTGCTTACGAAATTGAATGAATTTTTTGATGCTTGCAGCAAGCAACAGGGGAAAGAGAAAATCGAAGAAACGCTGAAATTCTTGAAGGAATATACTATCGAGCATTTTAGCAATGAAGAGCAATTGATGGAAGAGATCGATTTTCCTGAATTGGCGGAACATCGTAAGACGCATGCTAATTTTGTAAAAGCCGTTCTTGAATTAGAAGAAACTATTAAAACCAAGGGGGTTTCCGTTCTCTCAACGATTAAGCTTAACCGTACATTGACCGATTGGCTTCTGAATCACATTAATAAATGCGATAAGCTAATTGGTGAATGTATGGCTACGCGTGAAAGAGCTGTATAA
- a CDS encoding cation diffusion facilitator family transporter, which translates to MENYNDIKQGEKGAWLSIVAYIFLSAIKLFIGTVAGSQALLADGLNNSTDIIASIAILIGLKISRRPPDSNHSYGHFRAETVASLIASFIMIVVGLQVLYQGVNKFIQPELESPDLIAAWTAVFCAVIMMGVYMYNIRLARSINSNAMRAVALDNRSDALVSIGAFVGIIASGFGIPWLDPLTAIIVGLIICKTAWDIFSKATHDLTDGFDAEELELMKETVAEIDGVQSIKDIKARIHGNNVLVDTTVLVDSELSVVQSHDITEEIEEQLKDRHQVSTVLVHIEPGLK; encoded by the coding sequence TTGGAAAATTACAACGATATCAAACAAGGTGAAAAAGGAGCATGGCTAAGCATAGTTGCTTACATATTCCTATCCGCCATCAAACTATTTATTGGTACGGTCGCGGGATCTCAAGCGCTACTTGCAGATGGCCTGAACAACAGCACGGATATTATCGCTTCTATCGCCATACTAATCGGCCTTAAGATTTCCAGGAGACCGCCGGATTCCAATCATAGCTACGGGCATTTCAGAGCAGAGACCGTGGCATCCTTAATTGCTTCATTTATTATGATTGTGGTAGGACTTCAAGTGTTGTACCAGGGCGTGAACAAATTTATTCAACCCGAACTGGAAAGTCCAGATCTTATAGCAGCGTGGACGGCAGTTTTTTGTGCTGTGATAATGATGGGCGTATATATGTATAACATTAGACTGGCCCGCTCTATCAATAGTAACGCTATGCGAGCAGTAGCACTAGATAATCGATCAGATGCTTTAGTTAGCATAGGCGCTTTTGTCGGAATTATAGCTTCTGGATTTGGAATTCCCTGGCTTGATCCGCTTACAGCAATTATTGTTGGCCTGATTATCTGTAAGACAGCATGGGATATCTTTAGTAAAGCTACGCATGACTTAACAGACGGCTTTGATGCGGAAGAGCTTGAACTCATGAAAGAAACTGTTGCTGAAATTGACGGCGTGCAATCCATTAAAGATATCAAAGCTCGCATCCACGGGAATAACGTGCTAGTTGATACAACTGTATTAGTAGATTCCGAGCTTAGCGTGGTGCAGAGCCATGATATTACGGAAGAAATTGAAGAACAATTGAAAGATAGGCACCAAGTATCAACTGTGCTTGTCCACATTGAACCGGGGCTGAAGTAG
- a CDS encoding response regulator transcription factor, translating to MKKILVADDDSNIRTLLKHVLTREGYQVMEASDGRDAIHKLKESIADLAIVDVMMPHVDGLELCQHIRETYDIPIILLTARQQLSDKEQGYLRGTDDYVTKPFEPEELLFRIKALFRRYSIASDDRIRLNSLVIDRKNYEITDGDEVLLLPVKEFELLAQLAQYPGRLYSRSELIELVWGMDYEGDERTVDVHIKRLRQRFLDYQNDFVIRTVRGIGYKLEMMNS from the coding sequence ATGAAAAAAATTTTAGTAGCAGATGACGATAGCAATATTCGAACTTTATTAAAGCATGTATTAACTAGAGAAGGTTATCAAGTTATGGAGGCCAGCGATGGTCGGGACGCGATACATAAACTAAAAGAAAGCATTGCGGATCTAGCCATCGTGGATGTGATGATGCCACATGTGGACGGATTAGAGCTATGCCAGCATATAAGGGAAACGTATGATATTCCAATCATTTTGTTAACAGCCAGGCAGCAACTTAGTGATAAAGAGCAGGGTTATTTACGGGGAACGGATGATTATGTAACGAAACCGTTTGAACCTGAAGAATTGCTGTTTCGGATCAAAGCTTTATTTCGACGTTATTCCATCGCTTCAGATGATCGGATTCGCTTGAATTCATTGGTTATCGATCGTAAAAATTATGAGATCACGGATGGCGACGAAGTTCTGTTGCTACCGGTAAAGGAATTTGAACTACTCGCACAACTGGCACAATATCCAGGAAGACTGTATTCACGAAGTGAGCTGATTGAACTAGTATGGGGAATGGATTACGAAGGTGATGAACGCACGGTGGATGTACATATCAAGCGATTGCGTCAGCGATTTTTGGATTATCAAAATGACTTTGTGATTCGGACAGTACGGGGAATCGGCTATAAATTGGAGATGATGAACTCGTGA